In a single window of the Arachis hypogaea cultivar Tifrunner chromosome 6, arahy.Tifrunner.gnm2.J5K5, whole genome shotgun sequence genome:
- the LOC112696607 gene encoding aspartic proteinase 36 isoform X2, whose amino-acid sequence MGSPPKEFNVQIDTGSDILWVNCNRCSNCPQSSGLGIQLNFFDAASSSTAALVSCSDPICTYAVQTATSECSSQVNQCSYTFQYGDGSGTTGYYVSDAIYLDTIVGQSVLSNSSSTIVFGCSTYQSGDLTKTEKAVDGIFGFGPGALSVISQLSSKGMTPKVFSHCLKGDGNGGGILVLGEILEPGIVYTPLVPSQPHYNLNLESIAVNGQLLSIDPAAFGTSNNRGTIVDSGTTLAYLIQEAYDPFVNAITTIVSQFARPIISKGNQCYLVPTSIGDIFPSVTLNFIGGASMVLKPEQYLMHYGFLDGAAMWCMGFQKVQEGFTILGDLVLKDKIFVYDLANERIGWTNYDCSLSVNVSVAATKSKDQYINAGTPSVSSSLIGHVYKLLPVSIVVLLVHMIVSMVPPIS is encoded by the exons ATGGGTTCTCCTCCTAAGGAATTTAATGTCCAGATTGATACTGGGAGTGACATCTTGTGGGTTAATTGCAACAGATGCAGTAATTGTCCACAGTCTAGCGGGCTGGGG ATCCAGCTCAATTTCTTTGATGCAGCCAGCTCATCCACTGCTGCACTGGTTTCCTGCTCGGACCCGATATGCACTTATGCGGTTCAAACTGCAACAAGTGAATGCTCCTCTCAGGTTAACCAGTGCAGCTACACCTTTCAGTATGGAGATGGAAGTGGCACAACCGGATATTATGTTTCCGATGCTATCTATCTTGACACGATTGTGGGACAATCTGTGCTTTCTAACTCATCATCTACCATCGTTTTTGG GTGTAGCACCTATCAATCTGGAGATTTGACTAAGACAGAAAAAGCAGTTGACGGAATTTTTGGATTTGGACCTGGTGCTCTATCTGTTATATCGCAGTTGTCATCGAAAGGCATGACCCCCAAAGTTTTCTCGCATTGCTTAAAAGGAGATGGCAATGGAGGAGGCATACTAGTTCTTGGTGAGATATTGGAGCCTGGCATTGTTTATACTCCACTTGTCCCATCACA GCCCCATTACAACTTAAATCTTGAGAGTATTGCTGTCAACGGACAGCTCCTCTCAATTGATCCAGCTGCATTTGGAACATCTAACAATCGGGGAACCATAGTTGACTCTGGTACAACATTGGCATACCTTATtcaagaagcttatgatccattTGTCAATGCT ATAACTACAATTGTGTCACAGTTTGCCAGACCCATTATTTCTAAAGGAAACCAGTGCTATCTGGTCCCAACCAG CATAGGTGATATATTTCCTTCAGTCACTTTAAACTTTATTGGTGGAGCATCCATGGTTCTGAAACCAGAACAATACCTTATGCATTATGGTTTTCTT GATGGTGCTGCAATGTGGTGCATGGGTTTCCAGAAAGTGCAGGAGggattcacaattttaggag ATCTTGTGctgaaagataagatttttgtaTATGACTTGGCTAATGAGCGTATTGGATGGACAAACTATGACT GTTCCTTATCAGTAAACGTCTCAGTGGCTGCAACCAAGAGCAAAGATCAGTACATCAATGCAGGAACGCCGAGTGTCAGCAGCTCCCTCATAGGCCATGTGTACAAGTTACTACCTGTAAGCATTGTGGTTCTCCTTGTCCACATGATAGTTTCCATGGTGCCCCCAATTTCGTGA
- the LOC112696607 gene encoding aspartic proteinase 36 isoform X1, producing the protein MTHYSQKFYILLCMISNRVLVLDLLFRLYFTKVKMGSPPKEFNVQIDTGSDILWVNCNRCSNCPQSSGLGIQLNFFDAASSSTAALVSCSDPICTYAVQTATSECSSQVNQCSYTFQYGDGSGTTGYYVSDAIYLDTIVGQSVLSNSSSTIVFGCSTYQSGDLTKTEKAVDGIFGFGPGALSVISQLSSKGMTPKVFSHCLKGDGNGGGILVLGEILEPGIVYTPLVPSQPHYNLNLESIAVNGQLLSIDPAAFGTSNNRGTIVDSGTTLAYLIQEAYDPFVNAITTIVSQFARPIISKGNQCYLVPTSIGDIFPSVTLNFIGGASMVLKPEQYLMHYGFLDGAAMWCMGFQKVQEGFTILGDLVLKDKIFVYDLANERIGWTNYDCSLSVNVSVAATKSKDQYINAGTPSVSSSLIGHVYKLLPVSIVVLLVHMIVSMVPPIS; encoded by the exons TCTTGGATTTGTTGTTCAGATTGTACTTTACAAAAGTGAAGATGGGTTCTCCTCCTAAGGAATTTAATGTCCAGATTGATACTGGGAGTGACATCTTGTGGGTTAATTGCAACAGATGCAGTAATTGTCCACAGTCTAGCGGGCTGGGG ATCCAGCTCAATTTCTTTGATGCAGCCAGCTCATCCACTGCTGCACTGGTTTCCTGCTCGGACCCGATATGCACTTATGCGGTTCAAACTGCAACAAGTGAATGCTCCTCTCAGGTTAACCAGTGCAGCTACACCTTTCAGTATGGAGATGGAAGTGGCACAACCGGATATTATGTTTCCGATGCTATCTATCTTGACACGATTGTGGGACAATCTGTGCTTTCTAACTCATCATCTACCATCGTTTTTGG GTGTAGCACCTATCAATCTGGAGATTTGACTAAGACAGAAAAAGCAGTTGACGGAATTTTTGGATTTGGACCTGGTGCTCTATCTGTTATATCGCAGTTGTCATCGAAAGGCATGACCCCCAAAGTTTTCTCGCATTGCTTAAAAGGAGATGGCAATGGAGGAGGCATACTAGTTCTTGGTGAGATATTGGAGCCTGGCATTGTTTATACTCCACTTGTCCCATCACA GCCCCATTACAACTTAAATCTTGAGAGTATTGCTGTCAACGGACAGCTCCTCTCAATTGATCCAGCTGCATTTGGAACATCTAACAATCGGGGAACCATAGTTGACTCTGGTACAACATTGGCATACCTTATtcaagaagcttatgatccattTGTCAATGCT ATAACTACAATTGTGTCACAGTTTGCCAGACCCATTATTTCTAAAGGAAACCAGTGCTATCTGGTCCCAACCAG CATAGGTGATATATTTCCTTCAGTCACTTTAAACTTTATTGGTGGAGCATCCATGGTTCTGAAACCAGAACAATACCTTATGCATTATGGTTTTCTT GATGGTGCTGCAATGTGGTGCATGGGTTTCCAGAAAGTGCAGGAGggattcacaattttaggag ATCTTGTGctgaaagataagatttttgtaTATGACTTGGCTAATGAGCGTATTGGATGGACAAACTATGACT GTTCCTTATCAGTAAACGTCTCAGTGGCTGCAACCAAGAGCAAAGATCAGTACATCAATGCAGGAACGCCGAGTGTCAGCAGCTCCCTCATAGGCCATGTGTACAAGTTACTACCTGTAAGCATTGTGGTTCTCCTTGTCCACATGATAGTTTCCATGGTGCCCCCAATTTCGTGA